The following nucleotide sequence is from Anaerolineae bacterium.
CAGTGCACCTATATGGCCAATGCGCCGACATGAAGGCAATTCGCGCTATCGCCGACAAGTACAACCTGTACGTGGTCGAGGACAATGCGCAGGCCATCGGCGCTCACGGCGATGGCTTCACGATCGGAGAGTTGAGCGATGCTGTCTGCACCAGCTTCATCATTCAGAAGAACCTAGGCACCTTCGGTGACGGCGGCGCCGTCATCACCAACAACGAGGAGATCAACCGCCGAGTGCGCAAGCTGCGCAACCACGGCTCAGAGAAGCGCTCTTACCATAGCATGGGATATAACAGCCGTCTGGATGACCTTCATGCTGGCGTTCTGAGCGCCAAACTCAAGCACATTGACGAGTGGAATGATCTGCGACGTAAATGGGCCGCGCGCTACAACGCCGGGCTTGCCAGCGCCGAGACCATCCGGCTTCCCTACGAAAAGCCTGGCTACCGCCATGTCTATCACCTGTATGTGATCGAAACGCGCAAGCCAGAGCATCGCGATCAGCTCTTGCAGTTCCTGATTGACAATGGCATCGACGCTAAATGCCACTATCCCATCGCCATTCATCAGCAAGAGGGGTTCCCTTGGGGCAAGTCAGCGCGCATCGTCGGCCCTCTCACTAACTCCGAGCGCAACGCAGCCTGTTGCATCTCCCTGCCGATGTATCCGGAGCTGACAGAGGAGGAAGTGGATTATGTGATCGCCAAGGTGCTCGAATGGGATCGAGCACACGCAGCGTAAGAGGCTTAACTTGACGGCAGACGAAGGATGAAACTTCCCCTCGTCTGTTGTCTCAGGCACTATTTACCGTCTGCCAAAGGGAAAACAGCATGGCTCGAAAATATACGGTAGTTGTAGTAGGCATGGGGAAACGAGGGATGCACCATGCCACTACCTTTCATGCCAACGACCGTTTCGAGGTAGTGGGCATCTGTGACATTGACCAAGCGCGGCTGGAGGCGGCAGCTCCCAAACTGGGCTATCCACCGACAAGCACCGATGCAGCTGCGCTGGCCCAGTCGCTGAAGCCGGATGTGTTCTGCTTTTGTACGTTGCCCACATTGCGCCTGACGATGATCGAGATCGGGATT
It contains:
- a CDS encoding DegT/DnrJ/EryC1/StrS family aminotransferase, coding for MKVGFYGHVRQYHNIKAEIDAKIQEVLESGEYVLGPMLRRFEGELAEYFGMKYAIGVNSGTDAIWLALLALGIGPGDECITTTNTFFATAEAIWITGATAVFVDTDPLTNCIDPTKIEAAITPQTKAIVPVHLYGQCADMKAIRAIADKYNLYVVEDNAQAIGAHGDGFTIGELSDAVCTSFIIQKNLGTFGDGGAVITNNEEINRRVRKLRNHGSEKRSYHSMGYNSRLDDLHAGVLSAKLKHIDEWNDLRRKWAARYNAGLASAETIRLPYEKPGYRHVYHLYVIETRKPEHRDQLLQFLIDNGIDAKCHYPIAIHQQEGFPWGKSARIVGPLTNSERNAACCISLPMYPELTEEEVDYVIAKVLEWDRAHAA